In the genome of Leucobacter luti, one region contains:
- a CDS encoding ABC transporter ATP-binding protein: MSSITFENVSRVYPGATTPSVDGLDIEISDGEFLVLVGPSGCGKSTTLRMLAGLEEVDSGRVLLGDRDVTHAAPKDRDIAMVFQNYALYPHMTVADNMGFALKIAGISAEERRTRVLEAARMLDLEPLLDRKPKALSGGQRQRVAMGRAIVRKPQAFLMDEPLSNLDAKLRVQTRTQIASLQRRLGVTTVYVTHDQTEALTMGDRIAVLKDGRLQQLGTPRELYETPNNVFVAGFIGSPAMNLLTAEVAGESARIGSYEVALSPATRGELTGAVVIGVRPEDLVLAPEGTPGLPVVVDLVEELGADGYLYGHLAGQTDRVEVVARVNGRVHPAAGDTVTLVPTLDHLHLFDAASGARVE, encoded by the coding sequence ATGTCATCAATCACGTTTGAAAATGTCTCCCGCGTGTACCCGGGAGCGACCACTCCGTCGGTCGACGGCCTCGATATAGAGATCAGCGACGGTGAATTCCTCGTCCTCGTGGGACCGTCCGGCTGCGGGAAATCAACCACGCTGCGCATGCTCGCTGGGCTCGAAGAAGTGGACTCCGGCCGGGTGCTCTTGGGCGACCGGGATGTCACCCACGCTGCTCCGAAGGATCGGGACATCGCGATGGTCTTCCAGAACTACGCCCTGTACCCGCACATGACCGTCGCCGACAACATGGGCTTCGCACTCAAGATTGCTGGGATCAGCGCCGAAGAACGCCGCACGCGAGTCCTCGAAGCCGCGCGAATGCTCGATCTCGAGCCGCTGCTTGACCGCAAACCGAAGGCGCTCTCTGGCGGACAGCGACAGCGTGTTGCGATGGGCCGCGCGATCGTGCGCAAGCCTCAGGCATTCCTGATGGACGAGCCGCTTTCAAACCTCGACGCGAAATTGCGTGTGCAGACCCGCACCCAGATCGCATCGTTGCAGCGGCGGCTGGGGGTGACGACGGTGTACGTCACCCACGATCAGACCGAGGCACTGACGATGGGCGATCGCATTGCTGTGCTCAAAGACGGCCGGTTGCAGCAGTTGGGCACGCCGCGCGAACTCTATGAAACCCCGAACAACGTATTCGTCGCAGGGTTTATCGGGTCGCCCGCGATGAATCTGCTGACCGCCGAGGTCGCAGGCGAGTCCGCCCGTATCGGCTCATATGAGGTGGCGCTCAGCCCTGCCACGCGTGGAGAGCTGACTGGTGCGGTCGTGATCGGTGTGCGGCCCGAAGATCTGGTGCTCGCGCCGGAGGGGACGCCTGGACTGCCCGTGGTGGTGGACCTGGTCGAGGAGCTCGGCGCCGATGGATACCTCTACGGGCACCTCGCCGGCCAGACCGACCGGGTCGAGGTGGTCGCCCGCGTCAACGGACGCGTGCACCCAGCTGCGGGCGACACGGTCACCCTCGTCCCCACACTCGACCACCTGCACCTGTTCGACGCGGCTAGCGGCGCCCGCGTGGAATAG
- a CDS encoding ROK family transcriptional regulator produces MTAASTRTQASALAPALRRGVKATPGDAKQHNRTLVLQTLHTAGPLSRADVARATGLTKVTVSGLVAELVTEGLLHELGQQESLRPGKPAILLDLARDAFAVVALDLSDHLTMRGAVVTIDGQVLSRAEVQRAGATGETASELAIQLACELGAAATVPLLGVGVGTPGVVDDAGVVRTAPNLGWEDLPLREMLAERTGLPTVVANDANVAALAEYSFGESSDNFILVTIGHGVGSGLIIDGLPVAGYRFASGEIGQVMVGTDLGLNTPYARDQVLEHWLSVPSLTQATGAAATPAERERVLREAGQRLGIALAPVVGVLNLAEIVLAGPLELIGATLADATREIITRRTMPDTHNDLLLRTSTQGADLILRGATATVVKDQLGIS; encoded by the coding sequence ATGACCGCTGCATCGACGCGCACCCAGGCCTCGGCCCTTGCTCCCGCGCTGCGCCGCGGAGTCAAAGCGACGCCCGGCGATGCGAAGCAGCACAATCGCACCCTGGTCTTGCAGACGCTGCACACGGCAGGTCCGCTCAGCCGTGCTGATGTGGCTCGTGCCACGGGCCTCACCAAAGTCACCGTCTCCGGCCTCGTCGCTGAACTCGTGACCGAGGGCCTCCTGCACGAACTCGGTCAGCAAGAATCGCTGCGTCCGGGCAAGCCAGCCATCCTCCTCGATCTCGCCCGCGATGCCTTCGCCGTGGTTGCGCTCGACCTGAGCGACCACCTCACCATGCGCGGCGCCGTCGTCACCATCGACGGCCAGGTGCTCTCGCGCGCCGAAGTGCAGCGCGCTGGTGCAACGGGCGAGACCGCGAGCGAACTCGCGATCCAACTCGCATGCGAACTCGGCGCAGCAGCCACGGTTCCGCTCCTCGGCGTCGGTGTCGGCACTCCCGGCGTGGTCGATGACGCCGGAGTGGTCCGCACTGCCCCCAACCTTGGGTGGGAGGACCTGCCCCTGCGCGAGATGCTCGCAGAGCGCACCGGGCTCCCAACCGTTGTCGCGAACGACGCCAACGTCGCTGCCCTCGCCGAGTACAGCTTTGGTGAATCCAGCGACAACTTCATCCTGGTCACCATCGGGCACGGTGTGGGCTCTGGCCTCATCATCGACGGCCTCCCCGTCGCCGGGTACCGCTTCGCCTCCGGCGAGATCGGTCAGGTCATGGTCGGCACCGACCTCGGCCTCAACACCCCCTACGCGCGCGATCAGGTACTCGAGCATTGGCTCTCCGTCCCGTCCCTCACCCAGGCCACGGGTGCTGCCGCCACCCCGGCCGAGCGCGAGCGGGTGCTCCGCGAAGCCGGCCAACGGCTGGGCATTGCGCTTGCGCCCGTCGTTGGCGTACTCAACCTTGCAGAGATCGTGCTCGCCGGCCCCCTCGAACTCATCGGTGCAACTCTCGCCGATGCCACTCGCGAGATCATCACCCGTCGCACGATGCCAGACACCCACAACGACCTCCTGCTCCGCACGAGCACACAGGGTGCCGATCTGATCCTGCGCGGCGCCACCGCAACGGTCGTGAAGGACCAGCTCGGGATCAGCTGA
- a CDS encoding extracellular solute-binding protein produces the protein MKRKLTGLTAAAVASLLLFTGCSQGAQGGGSAEGDGKSITLWLAGGDTPDELRDYLKTEFKDKTGATLKIEEQGWGDVVTKLTTALPDANNTPDVAEIGNTQSPTFTNVGAFLDISDMKDELGGDDLIPSFVEVGEVDGKNYTLPYYFGSRYMFYRKDVWDAAGVALPKTLAEFNSAVTAITEKNPKGIDKFSGFYLGGQDWRDGISWIFANGGEIAELKDGKWVATLDSPEAITGLEQLQAIYRTASNAPNDAKDANQYQFLNDSDQVKDEDGEVTDDLSLAAATIMAPGWAHWSIGDLVTGEDGEPAREWNDDVFGTFVLPGNDGEPAPVFAGGSNIGISAKSKEPELAKELLRIIYSEDYQTMLGKNGLGPANQAYASSLGDDQFAKALIESAANSKLTPAAPGWAAVEAKNVMEGFFAKIRDAEDLEKLAKDTNAELDALLNQK, from the coding sequence ATGAAGAGAAAGCTCACAGGTCTCACCGCCGCGGCCGTGGCTTCACTGCTGCTGTTCACCGGCTGCAGCCAGGGGGCCCAGGGTGGCGGGAGCGCGGAGGGCGACGGCAAGTCGATCACGCTCTGGCTGGCAGGTGGCGATACGCCCGACGAACTGCGTGACTACTTGAAGACCGAGTTCAAGGACAAGACCGGTGCGACCCTCAAGATTGAGGAGCAGGGCTGGGGCGACGTCGTCACCAAGCTCACCACCGCCCTGCCCGATGCGAACAACACCCCGGACGTCGCCGAGATTGGCAACACTCAGTCGCCCACATTCACGAACGTTGGCGCGTTCCTCGACATCAGCGACATGAAGGACGAGCTCGGCGGCGACGACCTCATCCCCTCCTTCGTTGAGGTCGGAGAAGTCGACGGCAAGAACTACACGCTCCCCTACTACTTCGGCTCGCGCTACATGTTCTACCGCAAGGACGTGTGGGACGCCGCAGGCGTTGCGCTCCCGAAGACGCTCGCCGAGTTCAACTCGGCAGTCACCGCGATCACGGAGAAGAACCCGAAGGGGATCGACAAGTTCTCCGGCTTCTACCTCGGTGGCCAGGACTGGCGCGACGGTATCTCCTGGATCTTCGCGAACGGGGGCGAAATCGCTGAGCTCAAGGACGGCAAGTGGGTGGCAACGCTCGACTCCCCCGAGGCGATCACCGGCCTCGAGCAGCTGCAGGCGATCTACCGCACGGCTTCGAACGCCCCGAACGACGCGAAGGACGCGAACCAGTACCAGTTCCTGAACGACTCGGATCAGGTCAAAGATGAGGATGGCGAAGTCACAGACGACCTCTCGCTCGCGGCCGCAACCATCATGGCTCCGGGCTGGGCGCACTGGTCGATCGGTGATCTTGTGACCGGCGAGGACGGCGAGCCGGCCCGCGAGTGGAATGACGACGTCTTCGGCACCTTCGTACTGCCGGGCAACGACGGAGAGCCCGCACCGGTCTTCGCCGGCGGCTCGAACATCGGCATCTCAGCGAAGTCGAAGGAGCCAGAGCTCGCCAAGGAATTGCTGCGCATCATCTACTCCGAGGACTACCAGACGATGCTCGGCAAGAACGGACTGGGTCCCGCGAACCAGGCCTACGCCTCCTCGCTCGGAGATGACCAGTTCGCGAAGGCCCTCATCGAGTCGGCTGCAAACTCGAAGCTAACCCCGGCCGCACCCGGCTGGGCCGCCGTCGAGGCAAAGAACGTCATGGAGGGCTTCTTCGCGAAGATCCGCGACGCTGAAGACCTCGAGAAGCTGGCGAAGGACACCAACGCCGAGCTCGACGCGCTGCTCAACCAGAAGTAA
- the nagB gene encoding glucosamine-6-phosphate deaminase, producing the protein MDVVIVADAAEVAERAADQIAAVILRRPDAVLGVATGSSPIGTYNALAERVRSGVLDFSRAGAFALDEYAGIDLRHPESYHEVIRRTVTEPLGLDPARVHVPDGSAADLTAAGEEYERLILAAGGVELQLLGIGANGHIGFNEPTSSFGSRTRQKTLAPQTRADNARFFDSADEVPVHCITQGLGTILDARELLLVAQGESKAEAVAAMIEGPLASVCPASALQLHRNATVVVDRAAASKLRLTGYYEHVQQYRTVGVGAV; encoded by the coding sequence GTGGACGTCGTCATCGTTGCAGACGCGGCAGAGGTTGCCGAGCGCGCCGCTGATCAGATCGCCGCGGTGATCCTGCGCCGCCCAGATGCCGTACTCGGCGTGGCCACTGGATCATCGCCGATCGGCACATACAACGCACTCGCGGAGCGTGTTCGTTCCGGCGTGCTCGATTTCTCGCGCGCTGGCGCCTTTGCGCTTGACGAGTACGCCGGCATCGATCTGCGCCACCCGGAGAGCTACCACGAGGTGATCCGGCGCACCGTGACGGAACCGCTCGGACTCGATCCGGCGCGCGTGCACGTTCCGGATGGCAGCGCGGCAGATCTCACCGCTGCTGGCGAGGAGTATGAGCGGCTCATCCTCGCGGCCGGCGGGGTCGAGCTGCAGTTGCTTGGTATCGGGGCCAACGGCCACATCGGCTTCAACGAACCGACCTCCTCGTTCGGATCGCGCACGCGGCAGAAGACACTTGCACCGCAGACCCGCGCTGACAATGCTCGTTTTTTTGACAGCGCAGACGAGGTACCCGTGCACTGCATCACACAGGGGCTCGGCACGATCCTCGACGCGCGTGAGCTGCTGCTCGTGGCGCAGGGGGAGAGCAAAGCCGAAGCCGTTGCTGCCATGATCGAGGGACCGCTCGCGAGCGTGTGCCCGGCGAGCGCGCTGCAGTTGCACCGCAACGCGACCGTTGTTGTCGATCGGGCCGCGGCGAGTAAGTTGCGCCTCACCGGGTATTACGAGCACGTGCAGCAGTATCGCACCGTGGGTGTTGGAGCAGTGTGA
- a CDS encoding carbohydrate ABC transporter permease — MTTSAPPATQRRRFRLTPYALLLPATLIVLLALGYPIIWQLITSMQHFGLAQQFGSPPEWVWFSNYIELFTNPTTWLVVARSVAFCLITAGVTMIIGVGLALLMQAIPTWIRISLQIALLLAWATPVVAAMTIWNWIFDWRRGLVNWVLSSLGFPVQGHNWLQDPLSFFAVAMIIVVWMSVPFVAFSVYAALTQVPGEVLEAAQMDGASHWQRLRYIILPVIKPILGIVMLLQIIWNLRVFTQIKLLQDRGSIASQTDVLGTYIYQLGVGSSDFAMASAMSIFVLLLTIALSWAYVRNLVKEDEQP, encoded by the coding sequence ATGACCACGAGCGCCCCGCCCGCCACACAGCGGCGCAGGTTCCGGCTGACCCCGTATGCCCTGCTGCTCCCCGCAACACTGATCGTGCTGCTGGCGCTCGGCTATCCGATCATCTGGCAGCTCATCACCTCGATGCAGCACTTCGGTCTCGCACAGCAGTTTGGCAGTCCCCCCGAGTGGGTGTGGTTCTCCAACTACATTGAGCTGTTCACGAACCCGACCACCTGGCTCGTGGTGGCCCGATCGGTCGCCTTCTGCCTCATCACCGCAGGGGTCACCATGATCATCGGTGTCGGCCTCGCCCTGCTCATGCAGGCGATCCCTACGTGGATCCGGATCAGCCTTCAGATCGCACTTCTGCTCGCTTGGGCCACTCCGGTTGTCGCCGCGATGACCATCTGGAACTGGATCTTCGACTGGCGCCGTGGCCTCGTCAACTGGGTCCTCTCGAGCCTCGGCTTCCCCGTCCAAGGGCACAACTGGTTGCAGGATCCGCTCTCGTTTTTCGCGGTCGCCATGATCATCGTCGTCTGGATGAGCGTCCCGTTCGTCGCATTCTCGGTGTATGCCGCCCTCACACAGGTGCCAGGCGAGGTCCTTGAGGCCGCGCAGATGGACGGCGCGTCGCACTGGCAGCGCCTGCGCTACATCATCCTTCCGGTGATCAAACCGATCCTCGGCATCGTCATGCTGCTGCAGATCATTTGGAACCTGCGCGTATTTACTCAGATCAAACTGCTGCAGGATCGCGGCTCCATCGCGAGCCAAACCGATGTGCTCGGCACGTACATCTATCAGCTCGGAGTCGGCTCGAGCGATTTCGCCATGGCGAGCGCAATGTCGATCTTTGTCCTGCTGCTCACCATCGCCCTCAGCTGGGCCTACGTCCGAAACCTCGTCAAGGAGGATGAGCAGCCATGA
- a CDS encoding LuxR family transcriptional regulator produces the protein MRAREIREIRTLLLGGESVRLVAPQETGRTHLLDQIALEMETRGYSTFRVTGRRAFRDQPYVALREAGLVSLRGAQSESDIADELIQGLVSIAHPVLLIDDAEHLDLTSAYLLEQLRARRSIPVVVVSPPFVMLDAHGRAATNKIRTQARLELSPLGYAQISLLAQRVLGAPARPEVVAQVLAMSSGMMGVADSIFRSAVREQRIVQQESGWSLNADSLWNVHLRTTVEQLLGDLGRDEFRTLHAIALAESISTERLQEIAGESLITLSQRGLLTTFADANEGTQVAPRPSLISDYFQQQPIGPLHYEALALVRRLEDPAARDRALAYSSGQVARAKTFDRSENRGTGMARHQQAKAAHLLAQSAREWRRDPTVRNAVEYLDLLIASDAYVSGATRVLEHTPRTGTDQFALRLGLHQSFWLTQVDTADARGALRAFVESEQDPTLRAAFAAHEAFLLFSKLGMDASVAQWWEDSADLNDSFSVVFRHHIGVLTGQIEVPLAPEEIDPDFEVQRWVSTVSNTVLRSRHASPETYERELTEQFVTARASSDYRQITVSAYFLSQLQAATFRDLLATDTVSVTLAMGGSHLAFAHYFVAQLRWAAYVHYRHGEPDLARSVLAETARYPGIHGPLPAMHAAFGRAIEQLVEGERDAAVEELLAVSAESSRALLGDAAWTYAVVAFTERPTAEVFAQLKRVAPQTAHSTEPLLHLIECALGRAPEIAEFAQQMTRDAEIATAISLLTAIHQERRPAPEGAADPYQDVLADTVIELRALLAAGTAQIAAPHETPHATSAPLTKREYEIAMLAETLHNREIAERLSLSVRTVENHLARAMKKLGVTSRSELSTTLALTADR, from the coding sequence ATGCGCGCACGTGAAATCCGGGAAATTCGGACGCTGCTACTCGGGGGCGAGTCGGTGCGGCTGGTCGCCCCGCAAGAGACAGGGCGCACACACCTGCTGGACCAAATTGCGCTGGAGATGGAAACCAGGGGTTACTCCACCTTTCGCGTGACGGGACGCCGCGCGTTCCGCGATCAGCCCTATGTTGCACTTCGCGAGGCGGGGCTCGTGAGCCTGCGCGGAGCACAAAGCGAGAGCGATATTGCCGATGAGCTCATTCAAGGGCTCGTCTCCATCGCACACCCGGTGCTGCTGATCGACGACGCTGAGCACCTTGATCTCACCTCGGCGTACCTCCTCGAACAATTGCGCGCGCGGCGCTCCATCCCCGTCGTCGTGGTGTCGCCGCCGTTTGTGATGCTCGACGCGCACGGCCGAGCCGCCACAAACAAGATCCGCACACAGGCCAGACTCGAACTCTCCCCGCTGGGCTACGCCCAGATCAGCTTGCTCGCACAACGCGTTCTCGGCGCACCAGCACGGCCTGAGGTCGTTGCTCAGGTGCTTGCGATGTCCTCGGGCATGATGGGAGTTGCCGACTCGATCTTCCGTTCAGCGGTTCGGGAGCAGCGCATTGTGCAGCAGGAAAGCGGCTGGTCCTTGAACGCCGATTCGCTGTGGAACGTGCATCTGCGCACCACGGTCGAGCAACTGCTCGGAGACCTTGGACGCGACGAGTTCCGCACGCTGCACGCCATCGCGCTGGCGGAGAGCATATCGACTGAGCGACTCCAGGAAATCGCTGGTGAGTCTCTGATCACGCTGTCCCAGCGAGGCCTGCTCACTACGTTTGCCGATGCGAACGAGGGCACACAGGTGGCGCCGCGGCCGTCGCTCATCAGCGACTACTTCCAACAGCAGCCCATCGGTCCGCTGCACTACGAAGCGCTTGCGTTGGTGCGCAGGCTCGAAGATCCCGCCGCTCGGGATCGTGCACTCGCGTATTCCTCGGGACAAGTGGCACGTGCAAAGACCTTCGACCGCTCGGAGAACCGGGGCACTGGGATGGCGCGCCATCAGCAAGCGAAGGCGGCCCATCTCCTCGCTCAGAGCGCTCGAGAATGGCGGCGTGATCCCACGGTTCGAAACGCGGTGGAGTATCTTGACCTGCTGATCGCGTCCGATGCATACGTCTCAGGGGCGACGCGCGTTCTTGAGCACACCCCCAGAACAGGCACTGATCAGTTTGCGCTCCGGCTCGGCTTGCACCAGAGTTTCTGGCTCACCCAGGTGGACACCGCCGACGCGCGGGGCGCCCTCCGCGCATTTGTTGAGTCAGAGCAAGACCCGACGCTGCGCGCTGCGTTCGCGGCGCACGAGGCGTTCTTGCTGTTCTCCAAGCTGGGGATGGACGCCAGCGTGGCGCAGTGGTGGGAAGACTCTGCCGATCTGAACGACAGCTTTTCAGTGGTGTTCAGACACCACATTGGTGTGCTGACTGGGCAGATCGAAGTACCGCTCGCGCCTGAGGAGATTGACCCTGATTTCGAAGTGCAGCGGTGGGTGAGCACGGTCTCCAACACAGTACTCCGGTCACGTCATGCCAGTCCGGAAACGTACGAGCGAGAGCTCACCGAGCAGTTCGTGACGGCGCGAGCTTCGAGCGATTACCGCCAAATCACGGTGAGTGCGTACTTTCTCTCGCAGCTGCAAGCGGCAACGTTCCGTGACCTGCTCGCCACTGACACGGTGAGCGTGACACTCGCGATGGGGGGATCCCACCTCGCATTCGCCCACTACTTCGTTGCGCAGCTGCGGTGGGCGGCCTACGTGCACTATCGGCACGGTGAACCAGATCTTGCACGCTCGGTGCTTGCTGAGACCGCCCGCTACCCGGGGATCCATGGCCCGCTCCCTGCAATGCACGCGGCATTCGGACGAGCGATCGAGCAGCTCGTCGAGGGCGAGCGAGATGCCGCAGTCGAAGAACTGCTCGCTGTTTCGGCAGAGAGCAGCAGGGCACTGCTGGGAGATGCTGCGTGGACGTACGCCGTCGTGGCCTTTACGGAGCGGCCGACCGCGGAGGTTTTCGCGCAGCTGAAGCGCGTCGCCCCGCAGACTGCCCACAGCACCGAGCCACTGCTGCACTTGATCGAGTGTGCTTTGGGCCGGGCACCCGAGATCGCAGAGTTTGCCCAGCAGATGACGCGCGATGCAGAGATCGCCACCGCGATTTCCCTCCTCACTGCGATCCACCAGGAACGCCGGCCCGCGCCGGAGGGGGCAGCGGATCCCTATCAGGATGTGCTCGCGGACACGGTCATTGAGCTTCGCGCACTACTTGCCGCAGGCACCGCACAGATCGCGGCACCGCATGAAACACCGCACGCGACGTCCGCGCCGCTGACGAAGCGCGAGTACGAAATCGCGATGCTCGCAGAGACGTTACACAACCGGGAAATCGCGGAGCGACTCTCGCTCAGCGTGCGCACAGTTGAGAACCACCTGGCCCGGGCGATGAAGAAGCTCGGAGTGACCTCGCGCTCGGAGCTTTCCACGACGCTTGCATTGACCGCGGATCGCTGA
- the nagA gene encoding N-acetylglucosamine-6-phosphate deacetylase, translated as MTELITAARIVTSDAVLAPGWVEISDGRVVALGGGIPDRNPDRTFPDATIVPGFVDIHVHGGGGADYPDGTREQAFAARDAHRAHGTTRTMASLVTADAATLLERVHSLAALVAEGELGGIHLEGPWLSPERAGAHDPALLRAPDAAEIDALLAAGSGAIRMVTLAPELPGALAAVERFTAAGVVVAIGHTNADYDGTRRAIDAGATVATHLFNAMPPLHHRDPGPVLALLEDPRVTIELVADGTHLHPGLARWVEARTGADRVALVTDAMGAAACGDGEYRLGSLMVEVHGGVARLAGTDTIAGSTVTMDALFRGAVGAGSDAEWCAAVRMTATTPARTVGWSDVGDIAPGLVADFVALDPELRVAAVVCAGR; from the coding sequence GTGACCGAGCTCATCACCGCGGCACGCATCGTCACGAGCGATGCCGTTCTCGCGCCTGGCTGGGTCGAGATCTCGGACGGTCGTGTCGTTGCACTGGGGGGTGGGATCCCAGATCGCAATCCGGATCGTACCTTCCCGGACGCCACAATCGTGCCGGGCTTTGTCGATATACACGTCCACGGTGGTGGCGGGGCGGATTACCCCGACGGAACACGAGAGCAGGCATTCGCGGCCCGCGACGCGCATCGAGCACACGGCACCACCCGCACGATGGCGAGCCTTGTCACGGCCGACGCTGCGACACTGCTGGAGCGCGTGCACTCGCTCGCTGCGCTGGTCGCCGAGGGCGAACTCGGAGGAATCCACCTCGAAGGTCCGTGGCTGAGCCCGGAACGCGCCGGTGCGCACGATCCAGCGTTGCTCCGCGCCCCAGACGCCGCGGAGATCGATGCCCTGCTCGCGGCGGGATCGGGCGCGATCCGGATGGTGACGCTCGCTCCGGAGCTGCCAGGCGCGCTCGCCGCGGTTGAACGCTTCACCGCGGCAGGGGTAGTCGTCGCGATCGGGCACACGAACGCTGATTACGACGGCACGCGCCGGGCGATCGATGCCGGCGCCACGGTGGCGACGCATCTCTTCAACGCGATGCCTCCGCTCCACCACCGGGATCCTGGCCCCGTGCTCGCGCTGCTCGAGGATCCGCGCGTGACCATTGAACTCGTGGCTGACGGCACACACCTGCACCCGGGACTCGCGCGCTGGGTGGAAGCGCGCACCGGCGCGGATCGCGTCGCCCTGGTGACCGACGCCATGGGCGCTGCGGCATGCGGAGATGGCGAGTACCGGCTCGGCTCGCTTATGGTCGAAGTGCACGGCGGCGTCGCACGGCTCGCTGGTACGGACACGATCGCGGGCAGCACGGTCACGATGGATGCGCTGTTCCGCGGTGCCGTTGGCGCAGGCTCTGACGCGGAGTGGTGTGCCGCAGTGCGGATGACTGCGACGACCCCGGCCCGGACCGTCGGGTGGTCGGACGTCGGCGATATCGCCCCCGGCCTGGTCGCAGATTTTGTTGCGCTCGATCCCGAACTGCGGGTCGCGGCAGTGGTGTGCGCGGGGCGCTGA
- a CDS encoding carbohydrate ABC transporter permease yields the protein MSRTDTLTMTAPIEVVRERGRSRPRRLPRALLGALAVVLALVWVFPVYWMLNSSLLPGVVLEKTTPTLLPIGGSFKNFASVFSGGSFFQALGISLAVAGIAVVCCLLFAFLAALAISRFRFKGRRSFVLAVLFIQMLPAEGMFIAQYKLMGSLGLLNSIIGVSIIYIAAVVPFTIWMLRGFVAGIPAELEEAAMVDGLSRTQAFLRITFPLLAPGLVASGVYAFLQAWNEFTVALVILQDSNMQTLPLWLRGFIQQSASRAIDWGEVMAASTLVAVPVIIFFMFVQGRMTSGLVSGAVKG from the coding sequence ATGAGCCGCACCGACACCCTCACCATGACCGCACCGATCGAGGTCGTGCGGGAGCGCGGGCGTTCCCGGCCGCGTCGGCTCCCGCGTGCGCTTCTCGGAGCACTCGCTGTCGTGCTCGCCCTCGTCTGGGTCTTCCCGGTCTACTGGATGCTGAACTCCTCACTGCTGCCAGGGGTCGTGCTTGAGAAGACCACGCCGACGCTGCTACCAATCGGTGGCTCATTCAAGAACTTCGCCTCCGTATTCTCGGGCGGCAGCTTTTTCCAGGCGCTCGGGATCAGTCTCGCAGTGGCGGGGATTGCAGTCGTGTGCTGCCTCCTCTTTGCGTTCCTGGCCGCGCTCGCGATCAGCCGCTTCCGGTTCAAGGGGCGGCGCAGCTTCGTACTCGCTGTCCTCTTTATTCAGATGCTTCCCGCCGAGGGGATGTTCATCGCACAGTACAAGTTGATGGGCTCTCTCGGACTCCTGAATTCCATCATCGGCGTCAGCATTATCTATATTGCCGCCGTGGTGCCGTTCACGATCTGGATGCTGCGCGGTTTCGTGGCCGGGATCCCCGCTGAGCTTGAAGAGGCTGCCATGGTTGACGGCCTGAGTCGCACCCAGGCATTCCTCCGGATCACGTTCCCGCTGCTCGCACCTGGTCTCGTTGCGAGTGGCGTGTACGCCTTCTTGCAGGCGTGGAACGAGTTCACGGTGGCGCTGGTGATCCTGCAGGATTCGAATATGCAGACACTCCCGCTGTGGCTGCGGGGCTTCATCCAACAGTCTGCGTCGCGCGCGATCGACTGGGGCGAAGTCATGGCCGCGTCGACGCTCGTCGCGGTCCCCGTCATCATCTTCTTCATGTTCGTGCAGGGTCGTATGACCAGCGGCCTCGTCAGTGGCGCGGTCAAGGGATGA